The sequence below is a genomic window from Gemmatimonadales bacterium.
CACGAACTCGCTCGAGATCACCTCGAACACCAAGGTGCTCCGATTCGTGAACCTGCCGGCCCAGGCGAACATCCGGATCTACAGCGCGAGCGGGATCCTGGTGAATATCGTGAGCCACAACGATCCGGGCGGCGGCGGCGAGGCGACTTGGAACCTGCGCAACCGTAACAACCAGTTCGTCGCCAGCGGCGTGTACTTCTATCACGTCGAGACGCCGGACGGCCGAGAGAAGATCGGTCGCTTCACCGTCGTGAACTTTGCCCAATAGTCAAACCGGCCAGGGCCGGGGCCTCGCCCCGGCCCATGCGGAGGTTAGCATGCGCAACTTTTCTGTCGTGATCGGCGCCGCAGTGGTCATCGCCGCGATGGCGTCCAGCACGGGCGCGCTGGCCCAGGGGCCGGTGCGGCAAATCCCTTCGGACAACACGGCTTACGGCACCACCGCCGCGGAATTCCTGCTGTTCCCGGCCGGCGCCCGCGGAGCGGCGCTCGGCGGGAGCTTCGCCGCCCTGACGTCCGATGTCTCCGCGGTCTTCTTCAACCCCGCCGGGCTGGCAGGGATGGAGCGTCCGACGGCGATGGGCTCCAGCATGAACTATCTGGCCGGCACGCGCTATGGAGCCATCGCGATTGGCTTCCCGATGTCGGGCGGCTCTCGGGCGCTGGGCCTGTCCATCGCCAACTTCGGATTCGGCGACCAGCCGGTCTACACCGCCGAGGATCCTCAGGGAGACAACGGCGAGGTGTACTCGGTCAACCAAACGGTGCTGGGCCTCAGTTACGCGACGCGGTTCTCCGACCGGTTCTCGGCGGGCATAACCGCCAAGTTCATCAACGACCAGCTGGGCAGGACCACGGGGCAGGCGGGGGCGGTGGACTTCGGCACGACGTTCCAGGCGCAGGTGAGCGGGCGGCCGATCCGGGCATCGTTCGTCATCCAGAACCTGGGCACGACCCTGCAGCACTCCGGCAATGTGCTGGACGTCACGGTGCTCCGCCCGCCGCCGCAGGGCCAGCAGCCGGTGCAGCAGGAGCCGGCATTGGGCTCGCTCAAGTCGAAGGCATGGGGTCTGCCGGTGATGTTCCGCGTCGCCGTGAGCTACGACGTCTTCTCGACCTCCGGGAGCCGCTTCACGGCGCTCAGCGAGTTCCTGCAGCCCAACAACTCGGAGCCCGGGTTCAACGTGGCCGGTGAGTACAACGTGGGGATGGGTCGCTCGGGCTTCTCGGTGGCGGGGCGCGCCGGCTTCACCTACCAGCCCGACAACAACCTGGATCCGGCCGGCGCAAGCAGCGCGGACTACGCCGGCTTCGCCAGCAACGTGAGCGGCGAGGGAATGGACGGGTTCTCGGCGGGCGGCGGCATCAAGTACAGCCGGCCGGGGTTCGGCGTCGGGTTCGACTACGCCTACCGCAGTCTCGGCGTGCTCGGCGGCGTCAACATGGTTACGATCGCCCTCAGCTGGTAGGCTGGGGGATCTCCAGGTC
It includes:
- a CDS encoding T9SS type A sorting domain-containing protein, translating into TNSLEITSNTKVLRFVNLPAQANIRIYSASGILVNIVSHNDPGGGGEATWNLRNRNNQFVASGVYFYHVETPDGREKIGRFTVVNFAQ
- a CDS encoding PorV/PorQ family protein, yielding MRNFSVVIGAAVVIAAMASSTGALAQGPVRQIPSDNTAYGTTAAEFLLFPAGARGAALGGSFAALTSDVSAVFFNPAGLAGMERPTAMGSSMNYLAGTRYGAIAIGFPMSGGSRALGLSIANFGFGDQPVYTAEDPQGDNGEVYSVNQTVLGLSYATRFSDRFSAGITAKFINDQLGRTTGQAGAVDFGTTFQAQVSGRPIRASFVIQNLGTTLQHSGNVLDVTVLRPPPQGQQPVQQEPALGSLKSKAWGLPVMFRVAVSYDVFSTSGSRFTALSEFLQPNNSEPGFNVAGEYNVGMGRSGFSVAGRAGFTYQPDNNLDPAGASSADYAGFASNVSGEGMDGFSAGGGIKYSRPGFGVGFDYAYRSLGVLGGVNMVTIALSW